A stretch of DNA from Desmospora activa DSM 45169:
CACCACAAAAAACTCAGCGACCGGTTTTCCCCCATGATCGGAGAGATCGATTTCAAAGCGAAACAGTGGCCCAAACACATACTGCAAGGCATTGGTCACCAAGCCCTCTAACTGCGCTTTCGCCTGTAAGCGTGCGTGTTCAGCGGATTCCTGCAGCAGCACCTTCACCCGATCAAACACATCCCGCTGCTTTTCCGCTTCCGCTAGACGCTCCTGCCTCTCGTTGCGCAGCCGCTCCAGTTCGTCCCGGCGCGTCTGACGAATTAGCGCTTCCTCCCGCGCCTGGGCCAGTACTGCGCCTAACTCTTTCAACCGTTCACTCTGAGCGGCCATCATGGATCAACTCCCGGGGCAACAATGCCCACGCATCCTGCAACCCCTGCTCAATCTCCCGTTCCAGCTTTGTAATTTCTTCATCCAGCTGCTCCGGCTCCACTCCGAGCTCCTTTAGTTCAGCCAGAATCTCCTTCTCCTGCCGCTCAAGATCCTCTAAACGTACTTCCGCTTTGTAACGAAGATTTTTGGCCTCATCCAGTTTTGTTTTTATCTCCTTGATTCTCTGCTCCAGCTGCTGCACGGCTCCACCCTCCCCCCACTTCTTCCATGATGTGATCCAGTACGTCTCCATTCACTGGCGAACCACAGGTGGGGCAACGACCCAAACGGCGAAACGAATCTACCAACAGGCTTGTCCCCTTTTCAATCTCTTCTTCTTTTTGCCGGTAAAACCTTCGTCCTTCCCGCAAGCGACGATATACATCAGCATAGCGCTCCGCCGCCTGTCGCAGCACCCGTAAGCGTTCCAGGCGTGCACTTGCTTCCTCCGCCGCTTGTTCTGGCAAGTGCGCGGTTCGCTCCATCCACCTCTCCCAACTTTGACGGTTACGGGATAATTGACGTACCCGTGGCGAGAGTCGCTGCAACTGACGCAAGCGTTGTATTTGTTCCTCCATGGTAGCAAGCGGAATCTGCTCCATCTGTTTAGCACCCTCGCGCAAACGGATCATCGCAGTCCGTTCCCTCCAGATTACCGCCCAGCGCTGCTGCCGCTCACGCCAACCGTTTAAACGGTTAAACAAATTCTCCAACTCCTGCAATCGTGCTTCCACCTGGTCGCAGTGGGCCGTTTGTGTCAGTATCGTTTCCGTTCGGGTACGCTCTTTTCGTTGTTCACCCAAGCGCCGCCACATCCGCTCCAGCTCCTTGACCCGTTGCAAATAGCCTTCTATCCCAGCTAATCGCCCTTCTAGGACGGGAAGCGAACGCAAGGAATCGATACGGTGTCGTGTCTCTTTCTGCTTCTGTCTGCACGTCGCCCATACTTGGCTCAAATGTTGCAGCCGTTTCAGCTTTTCTTCTTTTTCCCGTATCTCGGCATAAATGCGCTCGGAACGCTCCAACCCTTTTATCAGTTGCGGGAGATCGGCGTAGGGTTTTAGCGCCTCATCCAACCGCTCCGTTTCCTGCGCGAGATAGCGCGTTTCCGCCGCCAGCTGCTTCTGGTCCTTTACCGTTGACTGTAAAGCCATATCGATAATATGGGCACCGCTGATACGGCCGATCGATTTCGCTTTTACTCCCCCGGTCTCAGACAGGAGAAACGGCCCTTCCAACTGCGTGCCAAACTGAGCGGGCAAGTTCCAGTCCGTATCCATTTTTAACGGGTGCATCCCATGGGCTTCCATCACTTCTAACGGTACCTGCCCGCCAAAACCCTCAAACACCTGCTCTTCCCCATCGGAATTACGCAGTATGTATCGATTGCTGGATGGCGTGCGCTCCCGGATAATGCTGACGCCATTGGTTAAGGTGAGTGTGACACGGCAGCGATCTTTTCCCGCCCGGATAAAGTCACTTCCCCTAGGCTGATTGTACAACAGCCACCGCAACGCCCGTAGAATCGCACTTTTGCCGCTATCCGAGGGGCCGACAAATACATTGAGACCATCTGTTAAATCGATCTCCGTACGGTCATGGGATTGGAAATTTTCAATGACCACTCGCTGAAACCCCTTCATTCACCCTCCCCTCCCTCGCCTGCCAGCTGCTCCTGAGCGACAGCGATGCGGCGCATCGCCTCCGACTTCACCTCACCGTCGATCCCTTCCATCCCCGCGATTTCCTCCACGATATCCAGAATGCCGATGCCTTTAAATTCACCAGCGGCCCGTACCTCCTGTACAAATGAGGCCATTTTTTCCTCCCGATACGCCGCCTTTTCCAGATAGGAACGATCCAATACCGTTTTTCCAGGAGCGGCACAAGC
This window harbors:
- a CDS encoding AAA family ATPase; translated protein: MKGFQRVVIENFQSHDRTEIDLTDGLNVFVGPSDSGKSAILRALRWLLYNQPRGSDFIRAGKDRCRVTLTLTNGVSIIRERTPSSNRYILRNSDGEEQVFEGFGGQVPLEVMEAHGMHPLKMDTDWNLPAQFGTQLEGPFLLSETGGVKAKSIGRISGAHIIDMALQSTVKDQKQLAAETRYLAQETERLDEALKPYADLPQLIKGLERSERIYAEIREKEEKLKRLQHLSQVWATCRQKQKETRHRIDSLRSLPVLEGRLAGIEGYLQRVKELERMWRRLGEQRKERTRTETILTQTAHCDQVEARLQELENLFNRLNGWRERQQRWAVIWRERTAMIRLREGAKQMEQIPLATMEEQIQRLRQLQRLSPRVRQLSRNRQSWERWMERTAHLPEQAAEEASARLERLRVLRQAAERYADVYRRLREGRRFYRQKEEEIEKGTSLLVDSFRRLGRCPTCGSPVNGDVLDHIMEEVGGGWSRAAAGAENQGDKNKTG